From the Marinitoga sp. 1197 genome, one window contains:
- a CDS encoding carboxypeptidase regulatory-like domain-containing protein, with protein MKKKVSYLLIFGLLFLLLFASCIRQQTPLTISITKAVTGINGVVPVKSPVDIKWSVAGGDSFTAKVVVKLGNSIVFEKSGSNLTEVTIPENKFVNLGDYTYYVEVTAGDQTVKTKDLTFKVVPSVKEVKILSQNNTSVLKNTSKNVSWDILSYIDGREYEYKIMLKSPGKTEFTLVGTTTNKTYEITDLATIGTYSMKIVAVELNNIEVESPEFLFQVANSLYDGENHFPEIGNSSPENNAINVAWENSTFDTNAIVKLSWLATDVDNDTLEFDVYIDDSFITTTESTEIQFGGFLPEENISWYVVARDEKGFETKSPVWSFTLKSNTAPVFETEVASEIVNDSVVKFSWDAIDNDNDELKYEIYSGTQEASTLIGEKYANFFNTENKDGNYIVVAKDPFGGISEKEFIYTAPTSEITGNATVVVYVTDAKSGPAVSGANITLNGITNTTDDSGVATFTISNITDKTILTIEATKLNHALTKVDGLMLKAGEVKDVYITLRKAELNPDPDTQELPEVDFRVYKYNDYYLWASNGATPENKPEALDIDNVVINYPIFVEVTATPVSNDHINIIYAALGKTPGSGFMTGDRGYTSGASEVAFVFNTFDYKGLTDLHITVYDYNDNQIEIVKYLNILNNNDIVLPKYTPADWASYDMGTNLDSYTRRMEIGFYSQGSNIEKANVKINNLIKRNVENKIKLFKSKFNKKLDYNIEAAQLNSNLWVEVWWIPVNAFDPNGVLYQYPNGYNIYRSFDGLNWEKAGYVSQYSKNNFIFRDYSPKLEPGKEVHYGVTAVYDDGETKLHYLGSVIPLGMFDVELTSPSMLSTNVAREPIFEFRPKVYDNSLDNAIFEYTLWIYDLVQSEQHLLPGYIGEDGKVYQQMYDVMGPYPLAVNYASQQWFLLNANGLYMYNEPLAPNKTYSWAIDLAYAYTQNDVSSAISISIDQGYGVDPFGRVDADAFNTFTTGTDIYDTYSIEESQDKYLSTYLFGANVVGSVVDVYKNYVYLEDPITNKALKLKFDSNVYNVNIGDILIVKGDMYSDTSGKTFAVKNVMILDQLSGNELNAIPLDPSILEENDIGLNPYASALVSSSGTITSIDKYGLSLEYDTTDSTASIYIFKGGSNILTSDATIGDRLDVKGILKYYKTYWEISLRSDDDWSKQ; from the coding sequence ATGAAGAAAAAAGTTTCATATTTACTAATTTTTGGCTTATTATTTTTGTTGCTTTTTGCATCATGTATTAGGCAACAAACACCTTTGACTATTTCTATTACAAAAGCTGTAACCGGTATTAATGGTGTTGTGCCTGTAAAATCACCAGTTGATATTAAATGGTCTGTTGCAGGGGGCGATTCTTTTACAGCAAAAGTTGTTGTAAAGCTCGGCAATTCTATAGTTTTTGAAAAAAGTGGTTCTAATTTAACAGAAGTTACTATACCTGAAAATAAGTTTGTAAATTTAGGTGATTATACGTATTACGTTGAAGTAACAGCTGGGGATCAGACAGTTAAAACAAAGGATTTAACTTTTAAGGTTGTACCAAGTGTTAAAGAGGTAAAAATCCTTTCTCAAAATAACACATCTGTATTAAAAAATACTTCAAAAAATGTTTCCTGGGATATTTTATCTTATATTGACGGAAGGGAATATGAATATAAAATAATGTTAAAATCTCCGGGAAAAACAGAGTTCACACTTGTAGGAACTACCACAAATAAAACATATGAAATAACAGATTTAGCAACTATAGGTACTTATTCTATGAAAATTGTTGCTGTTGAATTGAATAATATAGAAGTAGAAAGCCCTGAATTTCTTTTTCAAGTAGCAAATTCATTATATGATGGTGAAAATCATTTCCCAGAAATTGGAAATTCTTCTCCAGAAAATAATGCTATTAATGTAGCTTGGGAAAATTCTACATTCGATACTAACGCTATTGTTAAATTATCTTGGTTGGCAACAGACGTTGATAACGATACTTTGGAATTTGATGTATATATAGATGATTCTTTTATAACTACAACAGAAAGTACCGAAATTCAATTTGGAGGTTTTTTGCCAGAAGAAAATATTTCTTGGTACGTGGTAGCAAGGGATGAAAAAGGATTTGAAACGAAAAGTCCTGTGTGGTCATTTACACTTAAATCAAATACAGCACCAGTATTTGAAACAGAAGTTGCATCTGAAATTGTAAATGATTCTGTTGTTAAGTTTTCATGGGATGCTATTGATAATGATAATGATGAATTAAAATATGAAATATATTCAGGAACTCAGGAAGCTTCAACTTTAATAGGCGAAAAATATGCAAATTTCTTTAATACAGAGAATAAAGATGGAAATTATATTGTTGTAGCAAAAGATCCATTTGGCGGAATATCAGAAAAAGAATTTATATATACTGCACCAACATCTGAAATAACAGGTAATGCCACAGTTGTAGTTTATGTAACTGATGCAAAATCAGGACCTGCCGTGTCTGGTGCTAATATTACATTAAATGGTATAACAAATACAACAGATGATAGTGGTGTTGCAACATTTACTATATCAAATATAACAGATAAAACCATTTTAACTATAGAAGCTACCAAGTTAAATCATGCTTTAACAAAGGTTGATGGGTTAATGCTTAAAGCAGGAGAAGTAAAAGATGTTTATATTACATTAAGAAAAGCAGAATTAAATCCAGACCCAGATACGCAAGAATTACCAGAAGTAGATTTTCGTGTTTATAAGTACAATGATTACTATCTTTGGGCTTCAAATGGAGCAACGCCTGAAAACAAACCAGAAGCTTTAGATATTGATAATGTTGTAATTAATTACCCTATTTTTGTTGAAGTTACTGCAACTCCTGTGTCAAACGATCATATAAATATTATTTATGCAGCTTTAGGGAAAACACCGGGATCTGGTTTTATGACTGGAGATAGGGGTTATACATCAGGAGCTTCAGAAGTGGCGTTTGTCTTTAATACCTTTGACTACAAGGGGTTAACGGATTTACATATAACAGTTTATGATTACAATGATAATCAAATTGAAATTGTAAAGTATTTAAATATTTTAAATAATAATGACATAGTTCTTCCGAAATATACACCTGCAGATTGGGCATCTTATGACATGGGAACTAATTTGGATTCTTACACAAGAAGAATGGAAATAGGATTTTATAGTCAAGGAAGCAATATTGAAAAAGCTAATGTAAAAATAAATAATTTAATTAAAAGAAATGTTGAAAATAAGATTAAATTGTTTAAATCAAAATTTAATAAAAAGTTAGATTATAATATTGAAGCAGCACAACTAAATTCCAATTTGTGGGTTGAAGTATGGTGGATTCCTGTTAATGCGTTTGATCCTAATGGGGTATTGTATCAATATCCAAATGGATATAATATATACAGATCATTTGATGGCTTAAATTGGGAAAAGGCTGGATATGTGTCACAATATTCAAAAAATAACTTTATCTTCAGAGACTACAGTCCTAAGTTGGAACCTGGTAAAGAAGTTCATTATGGTGTTACGGCTGTTTATGATGATGGTGAAACAAAATTACATTATTTAGGTTCTGTAATTCCACTTGGTATGTTTGATGTAGAGTTAACCTCACCATCTATGTTATCAACAAACGTTGCAAGAGAACCTATTTTTGAATTCAGACCGAAAGTTTATGATAATTCATTGGATAATGCTATTTTTGAGTATACATTATGGATTTATGATTTAGTTCAGTCTGAACAACATCTATTGCCTGGATATATAGGTGAAGATGGTAAGGTATATCAACAAATGTATGATGTTATGGGCCCTTATCCTTTAGCAGTAAATTATGCATCTCAACAATGGTTCTTACTAAATGCTAACGGATTATATATGTATAATGAGCCACTTGCTCCTAATAAAACATATTCATGGGCAATAGATCTTGCATATGCTTATACTCAAAATGATGTATCAAGTGCAATATCAATTTCTATAGATCAGGGATATGGTGTAGATCCATTTGGTAGAGTGGATGCTGATGCATTTAACACATTTACTACTGGAACAGATATCTATGATACATATTCCATAGAGGAATCTCAAGATAAATATCTTTCAACATATTTATTTGGAGCTAATGTTGTTGGTTCTGTAGTAGATGTATATAAAAATTATGTATATTTAGAAGATCCTATAACAAATAAGGCATTAAAATTGAAATTTGATTCTAATGTTTATAATGTAAATATCGGTGATATTCTTATTGTAAAAGGCGATATGTATTCTGATACTTCTGGAAAAACATTTGCTGTGAAAAATGTTATGATATTAGATCAGCTATCTGGAAATGAATTAAATGCTATACCTTTAGATCCTTCTATATTAGAGGAAAATGATATAGGATTAAATCCTTATGCAAGTGCTTTAGTTAGCTCATCAGGAACAATAACAAGTATTGATAAATATGGGTTAAGTCTTGAATATGACACAACGGACAGTACAGCTTCAATATACATATTTAAAGGTGGATCTAATATATTAACTTCAGATGCCACTATTGGAGATAGACTTGATGTGAAAGGTATTTTGAAATATTATAAAACATATTGGGAAATCAGTCTAAGAAGCGACGATGACTGGTCAAAACAATAA